In a single window of the Pontibacter russatus genome:
- a CDS encoding tetratricopeptide repeat protein, with the protein MKKLLLAAVAFACATTLSIAQEQQPTQENLQVQPMFGGAQKTEEQQQKDEKFLTNCDKSFVNRQEASKFFVERGWEYLNEGQVDTAVYRFNLAWLLNPDNKDTYWAFGLVTSAKGENEKAIEFYEKALAYEPKNSLLLSDIAATYLKVYSEGKKKKRDLKKASSYLSKAVAADSANAFALYSLSRVKFYEKDYTDAWTYLHKGRTVDLTQIDYNYIAELTAQMPDPQGFFRAADAAPATTKE; encoded by the coding sequence ATGAAAAAATTACTTTTAGCCGCCGTGGCCTTTGCCTGTGCCACCACCCTCAGCATCGCACAGGAGCAGCAGCCCACCCAAGAGAACCTCCAGGTGCAGCCGATGTTCGGCGGCGCACAGAAGACAGAGGAGCAGCAGCAAAAGGACGAGAAGTTTCTGACCAACTGCGACAAGAGCTTTGTAAACCGGCAGGAAGCCAGCAAGTTTTTTGTGGAGCGCGGCTGGGAATACCTTAACGAAGGGCAGGTGGACACAGCCGTGTACCGCTTCAACCTGGCCTGGCTGCTGAACCCCGACAACAAGGACACCTACTGGGCCTTCGGGCTGGTGACTTCGGCCAAAGGTGAGAATGAGAAAGCCATCGAATTTTATGAGAAGGCGCTGGCCTATGAGCCCAAAAACTCGCTCCTGCTGTCAGACATCGCCGCTACATATCTGAAAGTGTACAGCGAAGGCAAAAAGAAGAAAAGAGATTTGAAGAAAGCCAGCAGCTACCTCAGCAAGGCCGTTGCCGCTGACTCCGCGAATGCCTTTGCGCTGTACAGCCTTTCCAGAGTGAAGTTCTACGAAAAAGACTACACCGACGCCTGGACCTACCTGCACAAGGGGCGGACAGTAGACCTGACGCAGATTGACTATAATTATATCGCGGAGCTGACCGCCCAGATGCCAGATCCGCAGGGCTTCTTCCGGGCAGCGGATGCCGCGCCAGCCACCACGAAAGAGTAA
- the parS gene encoding type II RES/Xre toxin-antitoxin system antitoxin has protein sequence MTQALTNNLSYKQIDDRDVFKLIGTVREGIKYGLFQHIVDRSPFSTTEWSNFLHLSERTFQRYKKDRRTFDPLHSEKILEITLVYNKGVEVFGDKANFDAWLSAKNLALGGIKPKELLDSSFGIGLLKDELTRIEHGVLA, from the coding sequence ATGACGCAGGCGCTCACCAACAACCTCAGCTACAAGCAAATCGACGACCGGGACGTGTTCAAGCTCATCGGCACGGTGCGGGAGGGTATAAAGTACGGCCTGTTCCAGCACATCGTCGACAGGAGCCCGTTCAGCACTACCGAGTGGTCAAATTTCCTGCACCTTTCGGAGCGCACGTTCCAGCGCTACAAAAAAGACCGGCGCACCTTCGACCCGCTGCACTCGGAGAAGATACTGGAGATAACACTGGTATATAACAAGGGCGTGGAGGTGTTCGGCGACAAGGCCAACTTCGACGCCTGGCTGAGCGCGAAGAACTTGGCCCTGGGCGGCATCAAACCCAAGGAGCTTCTGGACAGCAGCTTTGGCATCGGGCTGCTGAAAGACGAGCTGACGCGCATTGAGCACGGCGTGCTGGCATGA
- a CDS encoding RES family NAD+ phosphorylase, which translates to MIVYRLSRGKFKNDLSGRGAELAGGRWNSKGVAILYTSESIALCTVEIAVHMPLGIVPADYHLIRIELPDSAPILELSPDALPADWKSFPHANSTQEIGDAFVLEGKYLALKVPSATVQGTSNYLINPRHQAFRDVRILQTTPFEFDKRLFVKES; encoded by the coding sequence ATGATCGTTTACAGGCTCAGCAGGGGCAAGTTCAAAAATGACCTCTCGGGGCGTGGGGCCGAGCTGGCAGGGGGCCGCTGGAACAGCAAAGGCGTGGCCATCCTCTACACCAGCGAGTCTATCGCGCTCTGCACCGTGGAGATTGCCGTCCATATGCCGCTAGGCATCGTACCCGCCGATTACCACCTCATCCGGATAGAGTTACCGGACAGCGCCCCCATACTGGAACTCAGCCCAGATGCCCTCCCCGCCGACTGGAAAAGTTTTCCGCATGCCAACAGTACCCAGGAGATTGGAGACGCTTTTGTGCTGGAAGGGAAATACCTGGCGCTGAAGGTGCCGTCGGCCACAGTGCAGGGCACCAGCAATTACCTCATCAACCCGCGCCACCAGGCCTTCCGGGACGTGCGCATCCTCCAAACCACTCCTTTTGAATTCGACAAGCGCCTGTTCGTGAAAGAGTCGTAA
- a CDS encoding alkaline phosphatase family protein, whose amino-acid sequence MKRPLLLLYFLVLAATAFAQTDTTQQIVPGRRNSPAQQQKPYVILISADGFRYDYADKYEAKNLQALRAQGVAAASMVPSFPSKTFPNHYTLVTGMYPATHGLINNHFYDPQRKEYYTMRERSKVEDGSWYGGVPLWVLAEQQQMLTASYYWVGSEAPIKGIRPTYYYLYNEDAAFEDRVETVVDWLQLPEEKRPHLITFYLPEVDHAGHDFGPDAPETKTAVQQLDANILKLTEAVATTGLPVNFIFVSDHGMTQIDTENTLPLPAAVDTAKFIVSGGGMVVELHAKDRNAIKSTYRKLKKEAEGYKVYRKQNMPRHLHYGAKADAFHRIGDILLLTEAPLVFNFSARPPAPGAHGYDPAEVKDMHATFYAWGPAFRKGIRITAYQNIHIYPLVAEILGLPYTHKIDGKKELAAEVLKRR is encoded by the coding sequence ATGAAAAGGCCTCTTCTTCTCCTATACTTCCTGGTACTGGCCGCCACAGCCTTCGCCCAGACAGATACCACGCAGCAGATAGTTCCTGGTCGGCGCAACAGCCCGGCGCAGCAGCAAAAGCCATATGTCATCCTAATCTCAGCGGATGGTTTCCGGTATGATTATGCTGATAAATATGAGGCGAAGAACCTGCAGGCGCTGCGGGCACAGGGCGTAGCGGCGGCATCCATGGTACCGTCGTTCCCTTCCAAGACTTTCCCGAACCACTATACCCTCGTCACGGGCATGTACCCGGCCACGCACGGGCTCATCAACAACCATTTTTACGACCCGCAGCGGAAGGAGTATTATACCATGCGCGAAAGGAGCAAAGTGGAGGACGGCAGTTGGTACGGCGGCGTGCCGCTGTGGGTGCTGGCCGAGCAGCAGCAGATGCTCACGGCCAGCTATTACTGGGTAGGCTCTGAGGCGCCCATCAAAGGCATCCGCCCCACCTACTACTACCTGTATAACGAGGATGCGGCGTTTGAGGACCGGGTGGAAACGGTGGTGGACTGGCTGCAACTGCCGGAGGAGAAACGGCCGCACCTCATCACCTTTTACCTGCCGGAGGTAGACCATGCCGGGCACGACTTCGGGCCCGATGCACCTGAGACGAAGACGGCGGTCCAGCAACTGGATGCCAACATCCTAAAACTGACGGAGGCGGTTGCCACCACGGGGCTGCCGGTGAACTTCATATTCGTATCGGACCACGGCATGACCCAAATTGATACAGAGAACACCTTGCCGCTGCCCGCTGCTGTGGATACTGCAAAGTTTATCGTGTCGGGCGGGGGCATGGTGGTGGAGCTGCACGCCAAAGACAGGAACGCCATCAAAAGCACCTACCGGAAACTGAAAAAAGAAGCGGAAGGCTATAAGGTGTACCGCAAACAAAACATGCCCCGGCACCTGCATTATGGCGCTAAGGCTGACGCTTTCCACCGTATCGGCGACATTCTGCTGCTGACGGAAGCGCCCCTGGTTTTCAATTTCTCAGCGCGCCCTCCGGCTCCCGGCGCGCATGGCTACGATCCGGCCGAAGTAAAAGACATGCACGCCACCTTTTACGCCTGGGGCCCGGCTTTCCGGAAAGGCATCAGGATTACTGCTTACCAGAACATTCATATATACCCGCTTGTGGCAGAGATACTCGGCTTGCCCTATACCCACAAAATCGACGGGAAGAAAGAACTTGCAGCGGAAGTGCTCAAGCGCAGGTAG
- a CDS encoding MBL fold metallo-hydrolase — translation MANDKSLVQLLFIGAAGTVTGSKTLLQTHKHKLLIDCGLFQGSKSERKLNKLKKLPFNPSELDGIILTHGHLDHSGFLPVLVKKGFTGPVYATTPSRDITGVILQDSAHIQEEDAREANRKRSEGSKPLKPLYRQKHVNRTMDLFQTYGDNEWVQLDDDVRFRFHKSGHILGSALVELEVEGHRFVFSGDLGQREPLILDGPTTLPEADYIIMEATYGDKLHDNSVSPYQALEEVVKHTFEKGGNLVIPSFAVERAQEIILILNNLMDEKSIPALPIYLDSPMGSGITEIFQRHRDWHNLSEAECDSLTKNVHIIGSFEETLNVLNADGPKSKIIIAGSGMATGGRVLYYLKQLVGDSKNTVLLVGHQAAGTRGHQLSSGAATTEIEGEEFEVKAEISQIGSLSAHADQGDLLWWLGKFERPPKRVFLNHGEEAATRALKKLIEDTYHFPVTVAERNRIYPL, via the coding sequence ATGGCAAACGACAAATCCTTGGTGCAACTGCTGTTTATTGGTGCGGCTGGCACGGTTACTGGCTCCAAGACGCTCTTGCAGACACACAAACACAAACTGCTCATCGACTGCGGCCTGTTCCAGGGCAGCAAGTCGGAGCGCAAACTGAACAAGCTGAAGAAACTCCCCTTCAATCCCTCCGAACTGGACGGCATCATCCTGACACACGGCCACCTCGACCACAGCGGCTTCCTGCCGGTGCTGGTGAAGAAAGGCTTTACCGGCCCGGTTTACGCCACCACTCCCTCGCGCGACATCACCGGGGTGATACTGCAGGACAGCGCCCATATACAGGAAGAGGACGCCCGGGAGGCCAACCGCAAGCGCAGCGAAGGCAGCAAGCCCCTAAAGCCGCTCTACAGGCAAAAGCACGTGAACCGCACGATGGACCTCTTCCAAACCTACGGTGACAACGAATGGGTGCAGTTAGACGATGACGTGCGGTTCCGGTTTCATAAGAGCGGGCATATCCTCGGTTCTGCCCTGGTGGAGTTGGAGGTGGAAGGGCACCGGTTTGTATTCTCAGGAGATCTGGGGCAGCGGGAGCCGCTCATTCTCGACGGCCCCACCACCCTGCCGGAGGCAGATTATATCATCATGGAGGCTACTTACGGAGACAAACTGCACGATAATTCGGTGTCGCCTTACCAGGCGCTGGAGGAGGTGGTGAAGCACACGTTTGAGAAAGGCGGCAACCTGGTCATCCCCAGTTTTGCCGTGGAGCGGGCCCAGGAGATTATCCTGATCCTGAACAACCTGATGGACGAAAAGAGCATTCCGGCGCTCCCGATATACCTCGATTCCCCGATGGGGTCCGGCATAACGGAGATTTTCCAGCGGCACCGCGACTGGCACAACCTTTCGGAGGCTGAGTGCGACAGCCTGACCAAAAACGTACACATCATCGGCAGCTTTGAGGAAACCCTGAACGTCCTGAACGCGGACGGCCCGAAAAGCAAAATAATTATTGCCGGGAGCGGCATGGCCACCGGAGGCCGCGTTCTCTACTACCTGAAGCAGTTGGTGGGCGACAGCAAAAACACTGTGCTGCTGGTGGGGCACCAGGCTGCCGGCACCCGCGGCCACCAGTTGAGCAGCGGGGCCGCAACCACTGAGATTGAGGGGGAGGAATTCGAGGTTAAAGCTGAGATAAGCCAGATCGGCTCCCTCTCCGCACATGCCGACCAGGGGGATTTGCTGTGGTGGCTGGGCAAGTTTGAGCGCCCGCCAAAGCGGGTTTTTCTAAACCACGGCGAGGAGGCCGCCACAAGGGCTCTGAAAAAACTGATAGAGGACACCTACCACTTCCCGGTGACAGTGGCGGAGCGAAACAGAATTTACCCGCTGTAA
- a CDS encoding SDR family NAD(P)-dependent oxidoreductase yields the protein MKKLEHKVVFITGGNSGIGKACALEAAKEGAKVVVADLPRVKHEQTMEEIKAHGAETLFVPVDVADVASVKSAIGTTVANFGRLDVALNNAGIGGVYSGIHDMEERVWEKIIAVNLTGQFYCVKYELQQFLKQGGGVIVNMASLAGLMAERGLAAYTAAKHGLVGLTKNIAVQYADRNIRANAICPYYTDTPMLRAVPQEMLQHWASGTPANRLGRAEEIAKAFLYFASDDSSYCNGTHLAVDGGAQA from the coding sequence ATGAAGAAACTAGAGCATAAAGTGGTGTTCATAACGGGCGGAAACTCGGGTATCGGCAAGGCGTGTGCCCTGGAGGCAGCGAAAGAGGGCGCAAAGGTGGTGGTGGCCGATCTGCCCCGCGTGAAGCACGAACAAACGATGGAGGAAATAAAAGCCCATGGGGCCGAAACGCTTTTTGTGCCGGTTGACGTGGCGGATGTGGCAAGCGTAAAAAGTGCTATCGGCACAACGGTGGCGAATTTCGGACGGCTGGACGTGGCCCTGAACAACGCCGGGATTGGCGGGGTGTATTCCGGCATCCACGACATGGAGGAGCGTGTGTGGGAGAAGATAATCGCCGTGAACCTGACGGGGCAGTTCTACTGCGTGAAATACGAACTGCAGCAGTTTCTGAAGCAGGGCGGAGGCGTCATCGTGAACATGGCGTCGCTGGCCGGGCTGATGGCCGAGCGGGGACTGGCGGCCTACACCGCCGCCAAGCACGGCTTGGTTGGCCTCACCAAAAACATAGCCGTGCAGTATGCCGACCGAAATATCCGCGCCAACGCCATCTGCCCCTACTATACCGACACGCCCATGCTGCGCGCCGTACCGCAGGAGATGCTGCAACACTGGGCGTCAGGCACGCCTGCCAATCGGCTGGGCAGGGCAGAGGAGATAGCCAAAGCTTTTCTGTACTTCGCCTCCGACGACTCAAGTTACTGCAACGGCACCCACCTGGCTGTAGACGGGGGCGCACAGGCTTAA
- a CDS encoding N-acetylmuramoyl-L-alanine amidase family protein, with translation MRVSFLLLILYTFSTQAFSQQASYPQVVAKAGDGIYLLLRRHGLDPSVHLAPFLDLNKENIGKGNSLYTGRTYLLPIDTAEPNPAEAKAEPATLKVTSGLTATIPLFGKKYERVEILDQQLKGAVYYLVSGHGGPDPGAIGKYGSHMLAEDEYAYDVTARLARRLMQHGATVYMIMQDENDGIRDEAILKIDRDEVNYSAQKVSLDQRERLHQRTSAINKLHAKHKGAYQRMLSIHVDSRSKGQKIDVFFYHHKNSLLGQKLADAIHRTFTTNYRQHQPNREYSGTVSDRSSLYVIKYSDPPTVFIELGNIKNDLDQRRFVSANNRQALANWIAEGIISDFRAK, from the coding sequence GTGCGAGTTAGTTTTCTCCTTCTCATTTTATACACCTTTTCAACACAAGCCTTCAGCCAGCAGGCGTCTTACCCGCAGGTGGTGGCCAAGGCAGGCGATGGCATTTACCTCCTGCTGCGCCGGCACGGGCTCGACCCTTCGGTTCACCTGGCTCCTTTCCTCGACCTGAACAAAGAAAACATTGGCAAAGGCAACAGCCTGTACACGGGCAGAACGTACCTGCTCCCCATCGACACAGCCGAGCCAAACCCTGCGGAGGCGAAAGCTGAGCCTGCCACCCTGAAAGTGACCTCTGGCCTCACCGCCACTATTCCGCTCTTCGGTAAAAAATATGAGCGGGTGGAAATACTGGATCAGCAACTGAAAGGCGCGGTGTATTACCTGGTGTCGGGGCACGGAGGCCCGGATCCGGGGGCTATCGGCAAGTACGGCTCGCACATGCTGGCGGAAGACGAATACGCCTACGACGTAACTGCCCGCCTGGCCCGCCGCCTGATGCAGCACGGTGCCACCGTTTATATGATCATGCAGGACGAGAACGACGGCATTCGCGACGAGGCCATCCTGAAGATAGACCGCGACGAAGTAAACTACTCTGCGCAGAAAGTGTCGCTGGACCAGCGCGAGCGGCTGCACCAGCGCACCTCGGCCATCAACAAACTGCACGCCAAACACAAAGGCGCTTACCAGCGCATGCTCTCCATCCACGTCGACAGCCGCAGCAAGGGCCAGAAAATCGACGTGTTCTTCTACCACCACAAAAACAGCCTGCTGGGGCAGAAACTGGCCGATGCCATCCACCGGACCTTCACCACAAACTACCGGCAGCACCAGCCCAACCGCGAATACTCCGGCACTGTGTCGGACCGCAGCAGCCTGTATGTGATCAAGTACAGCGACCCGCCCACGGTTTTCATTGAATTGGGCAACATCAAGAACGACCTCGACCAGCGGCGCTTCGTGAGCGCAAACAACCGGCAGGCCCTCGCAAACTGGATCGCCGAAGGCATCATCTCCGACTTCCGAGCGAAGTAA
- a CDS encoding ZIP family metal transporter has product MEVIENFFREIGPIYAALLATVFTWFVTMLGAGMIFFFRSMNRKWHDVMLGFTGGVMLAASFWSLLSPSIELSEKVFPDMPWMPAAVGFLAGALFIFGLDKLAPHLHINFREEETEGVKTKWHRTTLLILAITLHNIPEGLAVGVLFGAAANGADGVTYSAAIALAMGIGLQNFPEGFAVAMPLRRQGVSRRKSFWYGQLSAVVEPVAGVLGAWAVLSIQPILPYALAFAAGAMIFVVVEEVIPETQRDKNTDLAVLGLIGGFVLMMVLDVAFG; this is encoded by the coding sequence ATGGAGGTAATTGAAAATTTTTTTAGGGAAATAGGTCCCATTTACGCGGCCTTGCTGGCAACGGTTTTCACCTGGTTTGTCACCATGCTGGGGGCCGGCATGATTTTCTTCTTCAGGTCGATGAACCGGAAGTGGCATGATGTGATGCTGGGCTTCACCGGTGGCGTGATGCTGGCCGCCAGTTTCTGGTCGCTGCTGAGCCCGTCCATCGAGCTGTCCGAAAAAGTATTCCCGGACATGCCCTGGATGCCCGCCGCAGTCGGGTTTTTGGCAGGGGCGCTCTTTATTTTCGGGCTCGATAAGCTGGCACCGCACCTGCACATCAACTTCAGGGAAGAGGAGACGGAGGGGGTGAAGACGAAATGGCACCGGACTACTTTGCTTATCCTGGCCATTACACTGCACAACATCCCGGAGGGACTGGCCGTGGGCGTGCTGTTCGGCGCGGCAGCGAACGGCGCGGACGGCGTCACCTATTCGGCGGCCATTGCCCTGGCCATGGGCATCGGGCTGCAGAACTTTCCGGAGGGCTTTGCCGTGGCGATGCCGCTTCGCAGGCAGGGCGTGAGCCGCCGCAAGAGCTTCTGGTACGGGCAACTGTCGGCGGTGGTGGAGCCTGTGGCGGGTGTGCTGGGAGCCTGGGCGGTCTTGAGCATCCAACCCATCCTGCCCTATGCGCTGGCCTTTGCGGCGGGCGCCATGATATTTGTGGTGGTGGAGGAGGTGATACCGGAAACGCAGCGCGATAAAAATACGGACCTGGCCGTATTGGGCCTGATAGGCGGGTTTGTGCTGATGATGGTGCTGGACGTAGCATTCGGTTAA
- a CDS encoding DUF983 domain-containing protein: MSWKDTMLYSIINTKCPRCHEGDMFPKGTLYSPRRFSEMNEKCSCCGQFFEPEPGYYYGAMFVSYAFSTAIFIAVWIALSFLVEEVTMSMMIAVLLVVVVGLLPINFRLSRSTWINFFIRYKGPCKPARE, from the coding sequence ATGAGTTGGAAAGACACCATGCTGTACAGCATTATCAATACCAAGTGCCCGCGGTGCCACGAAGGGGATATGTTCCCGAAAGGCACTCTGTATAGCCCGCGCAGGTTTTCGGAAATGAACGAGAAGTGCTCCTGCTGCGGGCAGTTTTTTGAGCCCGAGCCCGGCTATTATTACGGCGCTATGTTTGTGAGTTACGCTTTCAGCACCGCCATCTTCATTGCCGTTTGGATTGCGCTGAGCTTTCTGGTGGAAGAAGTAACCATGTCTATGATGATTGCGGTGCTGCTGGTGGTGGTGGTCGGATTGCTCCCCATCAACTTCAGGCTTTCGCGCAGCACCTGGATCAACTTTTTCATCCGGTACAAAGGGCCCTGCAAGCCTGCCCGTGAGTAA
- a CDS encoding helix-turn-helix domain-containing protein, which yields MPDEHLPVYQIQDFHAQEQKESYFYLRSFAAHLREHQFIQRPHKHNFYILLYISKGHGTHTIDFEAYPVQANTMFFLAPGQVHSWQLSDDTDGYIIFFTSAYFRVEFPHQKLNRFPFFHAPYHMPLLLLHPPGDEAILEVIRPMQREHEAQKPMVEDVIRDYLDILLILLRRRYQEQNPSGQIPAPLLSQVQALEQLIDQHYKAHLPVRFYADKLHVTAKQLNDTCRRAINKTVNELIQERVLLEARRLLVHSHLTVSEVAARLGYFDNAYFFRFFKKHTGQTPEQFRNAQH from the coding sequence ATGCCTGATGAACATTTGCCTGTCTACCAGATCCAGGACTTTCATGCGCAGGAGCAGAAGGAAAGCTATTTCTACCTGCGTTCTTTTGCAGCCCACCTGCGGGAGCACCAGTTCATTCAGCGGCCGCACAAGCACAATTTCTATATCCTGCTGTATATCAGCAAAGGGCACGGCACCCATACCATTGATTTTGAGGCCTATCCGGTGCAAGCCAACACCATGTTTTTCCTTGCGCCGGGGCAGGTACACAGCTGGCAGCTGTCCGACGACACGGACGGCTATATCATCTTCTTCACTTCTGCCTATTTCAGAGTTGAGTTTCCGCATCAGAAACTCAACCGCTTCCCCTTTTTCCATGCCCCTTACCACATGCCCCTGCTCCTGCTGCACCCCCCGGGCGATGAGGCCATCCTGGAGGTAATCCGGCCTATGCAACGGGAGCACGAGGCGCAAAAGCCGATGGTGGAGGACGTGATCCGTGACTACCTCGATATTCTGCTCATCCTGCTGAGGCGCCGCTATCAGGAGCAAAACCCCTCCGGCCAGATACCCGCCCCGCTGCTGTCCCAAGTGCAGGCCCTGGAGCAACTCATTGACCAGCACTATAAAGCGCATTTGCCCGTGCGCTTTTACGCCGACAAGCTGCACGTAACGGCAAAGCAGCTGAACGACACCTGCCGGCGGGCCATCAACAAGACTGTAAACGAGCTGATACAGGAGCGTGTGCTGCTGGAGGCCCGCAGGCTGCTGGTACACTCGCACCTCACCGTTTCGGAGGTGGCCGCCAGACTGGGTTACTTCGACAACGCCTACTTTTTCCGCTTCTTTAAAAAGCACACCGGCCAGACCCCGGAACAGTTCAGAAATGCCCAGCACTGA
- a CDS encoding FUSC family protein, which produces MTQQIVKTALAAALSWFVAASLLHGDYPYFAALAAILTVQVTVADSVEKATQRIIGIVGGVLLSMLLGHWFRIGAVSIFFVILLGMGTAKALRMNPQIISQVAISSFLVLAFGQNEEGYALARIIETVLGSGIAVLINALIVPQNAIPDVERGIIKASSLAADTLKSLHVLLVLDSRRGKTGRSEVDALISETGKCQETLKLAEQSLKYNPFLTHKRTHLSRLAVSVSKLEHITVQIRGIRRSLHDLQQRHAFQVEYTNIRQLQRAMEATAGCIAVFGETVADPSETNLALLSKKVQEARAEQAMCLADFRNVDSPEVLRDIGSVLTDLSRIVKETERQNTGKNYGR; this is translated from the coding sequence TTGACGCAGCAAATCGTCAAAACGGCGCTGGCGGCTGCCCTCTCATGGTTTGTAGCCGCCAGCCTGCTGCACGGCGACTATCCGTACTTTGCCGCCCTCGCCGCCATCCTGACGGTGCAGGTGACCGTGGCCGACTCTGTGGAAAAGGCCACCCAGCGCATCATCGGCATTGTGGGGGGCGTGCTGCTGAGCATGCTGCTGGGGCACTGGTTCCGGATTGGCGCTGTCTCCATTTTCTTTGTGATCCTGCTGGGGATGGGCACTGCCAAAGCCCTCCGGATGAACCCGCAGATCATCTCGCAGGTGGCCATCAGCTCCTTCCTGGTGCTCGCCTTCGGCCAGAATGAGGAAGGCTACGCCCTCGCCCGCATCATCGAAACGGTACTGGGTTCGGGAATCGCCGTTCTGATAAATGCCCTGATCGTGCCGCAGAACGCCATCCCGGATGTGGAGCGCGGCATCATCAAGGCCAGCAGCCTGGCCGCCGACACCCTCAAAAGCCTGCACGTTCTTTTAGTATTGGACAGCAGGCGGGGGAAAACCGGTCGCTCCGAAGTGGATGCCCTGATAAGCGAAACCGGGAAATGCCAGGAGACGCTCAAACTGGCGGAGCAGAGCCTGAAGTACAACCCATTTCTGACGCACAAGCGCACCCACCTCAGCCGCCTGGCCGTAAGCGTCAGCAAACTGGAGCATATAACGGTACAGATCAGGGGAATACGCCGGAGCCTGCACGATTTGCAGCAGCGCCACGCGTTTCAGGTGGAGTACACGAACATCCGGCAGTTGCAGCGGGCCATGGAGGCCACGGCAGGGTGCATCGCGGTTTTCGGCGAAACGGTGGCTGACCCTTCTGAAACCAACCTGGCCCTGCTGAGTAAGAAGGTGCAGGAAGCGCGCGCTGAGCAGGCAATGTGCCTGGCAGACTTCAGGAATGTGGACTCGCCGGAGGTGCTGCGCGATATAGGGAGCGTGCTGACCGACCTGAGCCGCATCGTGAAGGAAACCGAGCGGCAAAACACCGGGAAAAATTACGGCAGGTGA